A window of the Streptomyces sp. NBC_00878 genome harbors these coding sequences:
- a CDS encoding HpcH/HpaI aldolase/citrate lyase family protein, translated as MPSASASTPATFAAALRAREPLVGYWSVLDSPVSTERIARLGYDYVALDAQHGLLEYAGVLASLTAIDTKGSTAVGLVRVEANDPMPIGKALDAGAAGVIVPLVDNARDAADAVAAVRYPPLGKRSYGPMRSGLRIGPNPADAHAQTVVLAMIETAQGLANVDEICATDGLDGVYIGPSDLRFALGGATSTDPAVADEFEAALVRVREAAATTGIAVGIHNPDGASAAKRLAEGFTYVTVACDLVHLEQVAGQHLSAARTAGPTR; from the coding sequence ATGCCCTCCGCCTCCGCCAGTACTCCCGCCACGTTCGCAGCCGCATTGCGCGCCCGTGAACCGCTTGTCGGCTACTGGTCCGTCCTCGACTCGCCGGTCTCGACCGAACGCATCGCCCGCCTCGGCTACGACTATGTGGCGCTGGACGCCCAGCACGGGCTGCTGGAGTACGCGGGCGTGCTCGCCTCGCTGACCGCGATCGACACGAAGGGGTCGACCGCTGTCGGCCTGGTCCGGGTCGAGGCCAACGACCCGATGCCGATCGGCAAGGCGCTGGACGCGGGCGCGGCCGGTGTCATCGTCCCGCTCGTCGACAACGCGCGGGACGCCGCCGACGCGGTGGCCGCCGTACGCTATCCGCCGCTCGGCAAGCGCTCGTACGGACCGATGCGTTCGGGCCTGCGCATCGGCCCCAACCCGGCCGACGCCCACGCGCAGACCGTGGTCCTTGCGATGATCGAGACCGCCCAGGGCCTCGCCAACGTGGACGAGATCTGTGCCACCGACGGTCTCGACGGGGTCTACATCGGCCCCTCCGACCTGCGCTTCGCACTCGGCGGAGCCACCTCCACGGACCCCGCGGTCGCGGACGAGTTCGAGGCCGCGCTGGTCAGGGTGCGAGAAGCCGCCGCCACCACCGGAATCGCCGTCGGCATCCACAACCCGGACGGCGCGAGCGCCGCCAAACGGCTCGCCGAGGGCTTCACGTACGTCACTGTCGCCTGCGATCTCGTCCACCTGGAGCAGGTCGCGGGCCAGCATCTCAGCGCCGCGCGTACGGCCGGGCCGACCCGATGA
- a CDS encoding aldo/keto reductase, with the protein MTTGITLPNIPVPLSRLVLGTMTFGDTVDASGAAAMLDAALDAGITGVDTANGYAGGESERILAGLLPGRRDRIVLATKAGIPHPDQGEHAPLSAAGLRAALEGSLKRLGTDSVDLFYLHQPDRATPLAETFATVAEFAAEGKIRALGVSNYAAWQISELVRTADEVGAPRPVVAQQLHNLLARRIEEEYVEYAAVSGLRTMVYNPLGGGLLTGRHRFEQAPESGRFGDSTVAAMYRERYWDERLFSAVDRLTAVATAAGIPLTDLALRWLLNRDSTDALLLGGSKTSHLLANIAAAGAGPLPADVMAACDEVGAGLRGPMPAYNR; encoded by the coding sequence GTGACCACCGGCATCACCCTGCCGAACATCCCCGTTCCGCTCTCCCGGCTCGTCCTGGGCACCATGACGTTCGGCGACACCGTGGACGCCTCCGGAGCGGCGGCCATGCTCGATGCCGCGCTCGACGCCGGCATCACCGGTGTCGACACGGCCAACGGCTACGCGGGCGGTGAGAGCGAGCGCATCCTCGCCGGGCTCCTGCCCGGGCGGCGCGACAGGATCGTCCTGGCGACCAAGGCCGGTATCCCGCACCCCGACCAGGGCGAGCACGCCCCGCTCTCCGCCGCCGGTCTGCGGGCCGCCCTGGAGGGCAGCCTCAAGCGGCTCGGCACCGACTCGGTCGACCTCTTCTACCTCCACCAGCCCGACCGTGCGACACCGCTCGCCGAAACCTTCGCCACCGTCGCCGAGTTCGCCGCCGAGGGCAAGATCCGCGCCCTCGGCGTGTCCAACTACGCGGCCTGGCAGATCTCCGAACTCGTGCGCACCGCCGACGAGGTGGGCGCGCCGCGTCCCGTCGTCGCCCAGCAGCTGCACAACCTGCTGGCGCGCCGTATCGAGGAGGAGTACGTCGAGTACGCCGCCGTGAGCGGCCTGCGCACGATGGTCTACAACCCGCTCGGCGGGGGCCTGCTGACGGGCCGTCACCGCTTCGAGCAGGCCCCGGAGTCGGGCCGGTTCGGGGATTCCACGGTCGCCGCGATGTACCGGGAGCGCTACTGGGACGAACGGCTCTTCTCCGCGGTCGACCGGCTCACCGCCGTCGCGACGGCCGCGGGCATTCCGCTCACCGACCTCGCCCTGCGCTGGCTCCTGAACCGCGACTCCACCGACGCGCTGCTGCTCGGCGGGTCGAAGACCTCGCATCTGCTCGCCAACATCGCCGCGGCGGGGGCCGGTCCGTTGCCGGCCGATGTGATGGCGGCTTGTGACGAGGTCGGGGCGGGGTTGCGTGGGCCCATGCCCGCGTACAACCGGTGA
- a CDS encoding four-carbon acid sugar kinase family protein gives MSRTTRPGRPPRVLALADDLSGAAETAAALGLRGRIVLGPTTAPPRDGESVVLDLDTRQQAPEDAANVVRAALAYADGGVVLKKIDSLLRGNLAAEAAAYATGATGVVIAPALPVAGRTVREGVVNLHGTALHTTDAWRAEPGAAPVSVGAALGGVPTRVVPLATVRAPEPALYDRLRALVAEGHHPVCDAETDADLDAIAEAALQLGPGMRLMGTGGLAAALGRRLAAAATTAAETVAEEAAHGAGLLPGTLGDRPTEAERSHRTETTERGRRTVVARVRPADPDQDRPADGDQHRLADADQDRSPARPLLVVVGTAEPTAVAQIAQLVAVGARHIPLPAHTLTDHSTRSTLNIRTEDGRTPDGITVVSIDGTHAVDPGAARNLVVGLVLAVTEAAHDSDLVLTGGETARRVLDALGIRELLPLDQIHHGAVRSRTADGRHVVTRPGSYGDTDSLLRIARALRPGLTPHPGHTPHSDQPVAPPLSPAPLGEPT, from the coding sequence GTGTCCCGCACCACCCGCCCGGGGCGCCCGCCCCGCGTACTGGCCCTCGCCGACGACCTGTCCGGCGCCGCCGAGACCGCGGCCGCGCTCGGCCTGCGCGGGCGGATCGTGCTGGGCCCCACCACGGCACCGCCCCGCGACGGCGAGTCGGTCGTGCTGGACCTCGACACCCGGCAGCAGGCCCCGGAGGACGCGGCGAACGTGGTACGGGCCGCGCTGGCGTACGCCGACGGAGGCGTGGTCCTGAAGAAGATCGACTCGCTGCTGCGGGGCAACCTCGCCGCCGAGGCGGCCGCGTACGCGACCGGCGCCACGGGTGTCGTGATCGCCCCCGCCCTGCCGGTGGCCGGCCGTACCGTGCGCGAGGGTGTCGTCAACCTGCACGGCACCGCGCTGCACACGACCGACGCCTGGCGCGCGGAGCCGGGAGCGGCGCCGGTGTCGGTGGGGGCCGCCCTGGGCGGCGTACCGACGCGGGTGGTGCCACTGGCGACGGTACGCGCGCCTGAACCGGCGCTGTACGACCGGCTGCGGGCGCTCGTGGCCGAGGGCCACCACCCGGTGTGCGACGCGGAGACGGACGCGGACCTCGACGCGATCGCCGAGGCCGCGCTTCAACTCGGGCCGGGAATGCGGCTGATGGGTACGGGCGGGCTGGCGGCGGCACTCGGACGCAGGCTCGCGGCGGCGGCGACGACAGCGGCGGAGACGGTTGCGGAGGAGGCGGCGCACGGCGCTGGGCTGCTCCCGGGAACGCTCGGCGACCGTCCCACGGAGGCCGAGCGGAGCCACCGCACGGAGACTACTGAGCGGGGCCGTCGCACAGTGGTCGCCAGGGTCCGCCCCGCGGATCCAGACCAGGATCGCCCGGCAGATGGCGACCAGCATCGCCTCGCAGATGCCGACCAGGACCGCTCCCCGGCCAGACCGCTGCTCGTCGTGGTCGGCACCGCAGAACCCACCGCCGTTGCGCAGATCGCGCAACTCGTCGCGGTCGGTGCGCGTCACATCCCGCTGCCCGCGCACACCCTCACCGACCACTCCACCAGGTCGACCCTGAACATCCGTACAGAAGACGGCCGCACGCCGGACGGCATCACCGTCGTCAGCATCGACGGCACCCACGCCGTCGATCCCGGTGCGGCCCGCAACCTGGTCGTGGGTCTGGTCCTCGCGGTCACCGAGGCCGCGCACGACAGCGACCTGGTCCTGACCGGCGGCGAGACAGCCCGCCGCGTTCTCGACGCCCTTGGCATCCGCGAACTCCTGCCCCTCGACCAGATCCATCACGGCGCCGTGCGCTCCCGCACGGCCGACGGCCGCCACGTCGTCACCCGCCCCGGCAGTTACGGCGACACCGACTCACTGCTGCGCATCGCCCGCGCACTGCGGCCAGGCCTCACGCCGCACCCCGGCCACACGCCGCACTCCGACCAGCCGGTCGCCCCACCCCTTTCGCCCGCCCCGCTAGGAGAACCCACGTGA
- the pdxA gene encoding 4-hydroxythreonine-4-phosphate dehydrogenase PdxA — protein sequence MNAAPTAAPAEQSGTAGRPLPIIAVTMGDGAGIGPEVIVPALLNADTLRGCRPVVVGDAARLRQAADILGVTCDIVPVDGPAQAEFTPGRINVVDLGLLPPDLPWGALSAKAGDAAYHYVRVAAQLALNGDVHGICTAPLNKEALHAAGHLYPGHTELLAHLTGVEEVSMMLSTPKVKVIHVTTHIGLIDAVNRIEPGLVERTVRRGHDAMVRAGVEAPVIGVCGINPHAGENGLFGNGEEETKIVPALEVLRADGIDARGPLPADTAFFLAARGDYDLIVAMYHDQGHGPVKVLGIEAGVNLTVGLPVIRTSVDHGTAFDIAGTGRAEAGSMVEALRQAAEMSSAPAAAR from the coding sequence GTGAACGCAGCCCCCACCGCCGCGCCCGCCGAGCAGTCCGGCACCGCCGGACGCCCGCTCCCGATCATCGCGGTGACCATGGGCGACGGCGCCGGCATCGGACCGGAGGTCATCGTCCCGGCGCTGCTGAACGCCGACACCCTGCGCGGCTGCCGCCCCGTCGTCGTCGGCGACGCCGCACGCCTCCGCCAGGCCGCGGACATCCTCGGCGTCACCTGTGACATCGTGCCCGTCGACGGCCCCGCCCAGGCGGAGTTCACGCCCGGCCGCATCAACGTCGTGGACCTCGGCCTGCTCCCGCCCGACCTCCCCTGGGGCGCCCTCTCGGCGAAGGCCGGCGACGCCGCGTACCACTACGTCCGGGTCGCCGCCCAACTCGCCCTGAACGGCGACGTCCACGGCATCTGCACCGCCCCCCTCAACAAGGAGGCCCTGCACGCCGCCGGACACCTCTACCCCGGACACACCGAACTCCTCGCCCATCTCACCGGCGTCGAGGAGGTGTCGATGATGCTGTCGACTCCCAAGGTGAAGGTCATCCACGTCACCACGCACATCGGTCTGATCGACGCCGTCAACCGGATCGAGCCCGGACTCGTCGAGCGCACCGTGCGCCGCGGCCACGACGCGATGGTCCGCGCCGGCGTCGAGGCACCCGTGATCGGTGTGTGCGGCATCAACCCGCACGCCGGTGAGAACGGCCTGTTCGGCAACGGCGAGGAGGAGACGAAGATCGTCCCGGCCCTGGAGGTGCTGCGCGCCGACGGCATCGACGCGCGCGGCCCGCTCCCCGCCGACACGGCCTTCTTCCTCGCGGCCCGCGGTGACTACGACCTCATCGTCGCCATGTACCACGACCAGGGCCACGGCCCGGTGAAGGTCCTCGGCATCGAGGCGGGCGTCAACCTCACCGTGGGCCTGCCGGTCATCCGTACCTCCGTCGACCACGGCACCGCCTTCGACATCGCCGGAACCGGCCGGGCCGAGGCCGGTAGCATGGTCGAGGCGCTGCGCCAGGCCGCCGAGATGTCATCCGCTCCGGCCGCCGCCCGCTGA
- a CDS encoding DeoR/GlpR family DNA-binding transcription regulator, protein MSAIGSKARRDRIVQLATTTGLTSVEELSQLFGVTASTIRRDLARLTTDGRLARTYGGAMALSAHPEASLRQRTGEAYDAKRAIARWAAAQVQPGETLLLDAGSTVGALAHELRTAKDVTIATTGLTALQELADVETVHVECLGGTLRPLSQGFVGPLTEAALERLTFDRVFLGTDGVSPEHGICEADLRQTRLKELMARRADHVYVLAHAAKLGRRPFHAWATLPEGWTLVTDDTADPGILDELRGRGVNTVLAEPVGAL, encoded by the coding sequence ATGTCTGCGATCGGCTCCAAGGCCCGGCGCGACCGGATCGTCCAGCTCGCCACCACCACCGGCCTGACCAGCGTGGAGGAACTCTCCCAGCTGTTCGGCGTCACGGCCTCCACCATCCGCCGCGACCTCGCCAGGCTCACCACCGACGGACGGCTCGCCCGTACGTACGGCGGCGCGATGGCCCTGTCCGCGCACCCGGAGGCCTCGCTGCGCCAGCGCACCGGCGAGGCCTACGACGCCAAGCGCGCCATCGCCCGCTGGGCGGCGGCCCAGGTCCAGCCCGGCGAGACCCTGCTGCTCGACGCGGGCTCCACGGTCGGCGCGCTCGCACACGAACTGCGTACGGCCAAGGACGTGACCATCGCGACCACCGGACTGACGGCGCTTCAGGAACTCGCCGACGTCGAGACCGTCCACGTCGAATGCCTCGGCGGCACCCTCAGACCGCTCAGCCAGGGCTTCGTCGGCCCGTTGACCGAGGCCGCCCTCGAACGGCTCACCTTCGACCGGGTCTTCCTCGGCACCGACGGAGTCTCGCCGGAGCACGGGATCTGCGAGGCGGACCTGCGCCAGACCCGCCTGAAGGAACTCATGGCCCGCCGCGCCGACCACGTCTACGTACTGGCCCACGCCGCGAAGCTGGGCCGCCGCCCCTTCCACGCCTGGGCCACCCTCCCCGAGGGCTGGACCCTGGTCACGGACGACACGGCCGACCCCGGCATCCTCGACGAACTGCGCGGGCGCGGAGTGAACACCGTCCTGGCCGAGCCCGTTGGTGCCCTCTGA